AGGTTTAAAAAGAAAAAAAGAATTAACCACTAATTAACGCGAAAAAAGGAAAGAATAAGTTATAACCACGAATTGACACGAATGGACGCGAAAAAGACAGAAAAATATTAACCACGAATCAGATTTTTGAATCGAAGATTCAAAATATCGTTACACGAAGAGACGATAAATGAAAGAAAGAGATATCCACCACGAAGGGTGGGAAGCATCGCTTCCCACCTGCACGAAGGAAAAAATGTAAACATTTTTTCTACACGAAGGTTAAGAAAAGAAAAGTATAAAAATCTTACCGTAAAAATGATACAGTGATATGGCGCAGTGCGGCGCAGTAGTTTGTCACAGTAGCTCATAGTATTTAGTCGGGTCCGTGGCGCTTTGAGCCACCGGTTTGACTATCTTTTTTTCTTCGAGTATCTCAAAATCCCTCTGGGCGGTCCTTCTTGAGCAGAGATTTTTGTTCTGGTGTTCGTTGATTGTTATTTTTCCGTTAATCAGTATTTGTTTCAACGCTTTTATCTGCCTTTCGTTTAAATCCATTTTTCTGTATGTTCGCATTTTCTCTTCGCTGGAGATTATTTTTTCTCCCTTCAGCCGGATTTCAGCCATCTGCGAACTGAGGCCGCTGACGAAATACTCCAACCAGGAGGTCATGTCCATCCTGCTGTTTCTGACAGATTGTATCGCTTTGTAATAGGAAGGTCTGTCTCTGTCGTAAAACTCGGAAAGAGTGAAAAGCTTTTTGAAATCGTAACCGGTTTTGTAGAGAACGAGAGTCGAAAGAAGACGGGCAGCTCTGCCGTTGCCGTCTATAAAAGGATGAATGTGAACGAGCCGAAATTGTGATATACCGGCGGCGAGAACCGGCGACATTTCTCCCGGCTTGTTGAGCCATTTGACGAGCTCTTTCATCAGGGCCGGGACTTTTGAGGGAGGGGGAGGAGTGTAGACAATATTTTTGGTCATTGAGTTAATGAGATAATTTTGTATTTTTCTGTAATTACCCGGATCTGATTTGTCATTCCTGACGCCTTTTACCAATATTTCGTGAAGTTTGCATATAATCTCTTCAGTAATCGGATCGTTCTTGCCCAAATATTTGGATATAAAAAACATTGCTTTTTTGTAATTTAACAGTTCGCGCCTGTCATTTGGGTCAACGCCCAAAACTTTGTGGCCGGCCAGAATATTTTTCGCCTGATTGAAGTCGAGGCCGGTCCCTTCGATGTGAGTGGAATGATGGGCTTCAGTTACAAGAGCATTTTTCTGTATGTCGGATATCCAGTCCTCTTTAAGTTTTATGGCGTCAAGAAAACCGCTCACACGTTCAATTTCCGTGAGATTTTTATTCATTTTGGGAGTTATTCTAAATTTTGTTTTAAAAGACATTTTTCCTCTTTGCTCGATTATAACTTGTTTTGAATTGAAATAAAATCCGTGTCAATTGATCAGGGCATTTTATATATCCAATATCATTCAGCGATTTTAAATAAAATGATTTAATGTTTTTTTAACGCCTAAAAGGTATTGAAATGTTCAAACTCAACAAAGGAGAGATGGTGAAGGCAATTTTAGTTTTAATACTGATGTTGGCAACGGCAGTCAACGCTTATTCATCTATACGCGATTATCAGAGCGCGAAAATTGTAAGCATAATAGAAGACCAGGACCCCCTGGAACTTCTGCCTAATACAAGCAACGAAGTCTATCCTT
This candidate division WOR-3 bacterium DNA region includes the following protein-coding sequences:
- a CDS encoding Fic family protein, encoding MSFKTKFRITPKMNKNLTEIERVSGFLDAIKLKEDWISDIQKNALVTEAHHSTHIEGTGLDFNQAKNILAGHKVLGVDPNDRRELLNYKKAMFFISKYLGKNDPITEEIICKLHEILVKGVRNDKSDPGNYRKIQNYLINSMTKNIVYTPPPPSKVPALMKELVKWLNKPGEMSPVLAAGISQFRLVHIHPFIDGNGRAARLLSTLVLYKTGYDFKKLFTLSEFYDRDRPSYYKAIQSVRNSRMDMTSWLEYFVSGLSSQMAEIRLKGEKIISSEEKMRTYRKMDLNERQIKALKQILINGKITINEHQNKNLCSRRTAQRDFEILEEKKIVKPVAQSATDPTKYYELL